The genomic window TACTAACTGAGTTAACCATCCGTTATGTTTCTATAACAGCCACTTTAAGAGCCCTCAACGAAACCCTTCAATATACATGTATACCTAAACAGGAATTGTATTAAAATTAACCAAAAGCACACATGCTTGCTCTAATACATCAATTTTCATTCGAAACTTGTGTATCTGTGATGTATGTTTAAAAACAGTCTGTTAGAAGAGGATGCAAGGAATCAAATGGCTAAGCACTTCGATAATTTTTATATCTTTTGCCAAGTAGTTAAATTAGGCAGTATGAAAGCCGCAAGTGAGGAGCTAGAAATCCCGCTATCAACTGTAAGTAGACGCATTTCGACCTTAGAAGAAGATGTGAATACGCGCCTTTTCATTCGCTCGAAGACAACGCTTTCGCCAACTAGCACTGGCACTCAATATTATCAACGACTCGCGCCTCACTTTCTTAATCTGGCAGAAGAAATTGATAATATCAATAACGATAAAAATGATATTTCAGGGCGTGTATCTATCGACTGTACTGACTTTGTTTATCAATACTTTATTAAAGACAAAGTGGAAGAACTGCTTCGAAAGTACCCAAAACTGAAACTCAAGTTTATCCCTGCTTCCGACACATCCACGTTAGATTCCGATGCCGATATTGGGGTACTGGTTGGCGATCTTCCAGACAGCAACCTTATTGCTAAAAAGCTAATGTCGATTAATGTCAAAGTGGTCGCATCCCCTGACTTTATTCAAACGCCGCCGACCAAATTAGCACAGTTAAAAGACATAGATTACATTGGGCATCTACAACATCAACTCATCACAGGTTACAACACCAAGACCCACAATCTGGAAACGGTAAAGCTGTACCCTAAAATCTCACTCACCGGCGCCGAATCGGTAGTGCAAATGGCAAAGAACAATTTTGGCTTTGCCTTTATTTCGGAATACATTGCCGAAAACGCCATCAAACGTGGCGAACTCGTAGAGTGGATGACAGACTATGAGTTCCCAAGCCGTGACATCTCTTTGGTGTACCGCTACAGGGCGCGTAAGACCAATGCCCAGCAGGTAGTCATCGACGCCATCGTTGCCGGTTTCAATGAATATAAAGAAACCCTAGCCAATCAAGACTAAGAGTTAGCATAAAATGACGCAGCAATAATTGTTTCATTTTATGCTAACTGTCTGATTTGCGAGCTAAGCTGCACACTTTCTCTTCAAATATAACTATGATTAAAGGGTTATTAATCGAAGGGGGTGACGTTATGAACTACAAACATATTCTAGTCGCACTAGAGCTATCTGAAGACAGTAAACTACTGATAGAAAAGGCTTCCGCTCTGGCAAAAACATTCGAGGCGGATGTTTCATTTGTCCATATTGATGGATCACATGGCGAGATTTATACCGAATTAGTGGATATATGTGTCGATGACCAAGAGCCACCAATCAAACGAGTCGCTATGGAGCAGTTAAAGCACTTAACCAGTGATGTTGATGTACCATTAAAGCACTTCCTTATTGGTACCGGAGATCTTGGCGACAAGCTTCCTAACACCATTGCCGACTATGGTTGTGACCTATTGATCTGTGGTCACCATCATGATTTTTGGAGCACTATCATCTCGTACTCCAAACACCTCATCCATAACTCTCCAATTGATATCTTAGTGGTACCACTAGAAGGCCAGTAATGTCTTTTAGCTTCATCCATTAATATCCGATACCAAGTAGACCAGCACGCTACTTGGTATCATATTCAACTCAGTATAAAACTCTGCTATCTGCATTACTTTCAAGCCCCTACCCACTAGTCAGTTTTCTATAAACCACCTAAGCTAAATAAGTTCCATTTAATTTATACAAACTTAATTTCAGCTTTAGCTAGCTATACCCAATATTGTTATTTCGTGAACATATTGCATAATGCCAACCACAGTAATTGAGCGTTTAGCAATAGCGCCGACAAAACTCGCATCCTTCAGGGGGAACAATGAAAGTACTGGCACGGATGATTACGCCGCAATATAGACTGATATGGGGCTGCGCCTTATTGTTCTCAGCTCTATTCAATTTAAGCTTCTTTAAACATTTTATGGATGCTTTTCCAATTGCAGACGGTAATACCGGCTTTGTGGTAAGTGCAGGCGTACTGTTAGTTGCAGTGCATGCTCTGTTCTTTTCTCTATTAGGCGGGCGATTTTTTACCAAAGCTCTGCTTATATTAGGTTTTTTCATTGGCGCAAGTGCCGCTTATTTCTCTTGGACGTACGGCGTTGTCATCGACAAAACCATGTTGCAAAACATGATACAAACCGACACAGCCGAAGCCTTTGGTTTGCTCTCCACGCAACTTGTCATAGTAATGGTTATCTTTGCGGTTGTGCCAGCATTACTTATTTATAAAGTCTCTTTAAATTACCGCTCTCTCTTTATTGAAAGCAGAGCTAAGCTAATTTCTATTTTACTGTCGGTGGTGATGATCCTGCTGACCTTACTTGCGTATTCAGCAAACTATGCCTCGTTCTTCCGTGAATACAAAAGCGTACGTTACTACTCAGCGCCTCTGTTTCCTATTTACTCAGCGGGTAAATATTTTAAGGGCGATCATAAAGATTTACTTAAACCTGCCGATCAAATGCAAAACGTAGCACCTGATGCCAAGATAGTGCATAAGGTAAAAGATACCCACGAACTGATCGTGCTTATTGTGGGCGAAACAGGACGCGCCGATCACTTTTCATTAAACGGCTACCCTCGCGAAACCAATCCGCTGCTTAGCAAACGCAAAGGTGTGATCAGTTTTTCTAAAATGACCAGTTGTGGCACCTCTACTGCGGTATCTGTGCCTTGTATGTTCTCGTCAGATACCCGTTCACAATTTAGCAGTAAGTCTATTTACAATAAGCTCAATGCGCTCGATACCCTCAAAGATAACAATGTTGCAGTGCTTTGGCGGGATAATAACTCCAGCTCTAAAGGTGTTGCTGAACGTGTTGAGTATCAGTCGTTCAAGTCACCAGACACCAATACCATCTGCGATCCAGAATGTCGTGATACAGGCATGCTTGTTGGGCTTGATGATTATGTTAGTCAGCATCCAAATCAAGACATAGTAGTAGTGTTACATTCAATGGGTAGTCATGGCCCTGAGTATTACAAGCGCTACCCTGCTCGCTTTGAGAAATACACCCCAGTGTGTAAAGGCAACCAGTTAAATAAGTGTTCCAGTGAAGAAATCATTAACGCGTATGATAATACAATGTTATTTACTGACTACTTCATCGACCAAAGTATCGATTGGCTAGACACTTATTCAAAACAGTATCGCACCGCTTTGCTATACATCAGTGACCACGGTGAATCACTAGGGGAAGATGATATTTATCTGCACGGCATGCCTTACGCATTTGCGCCAGAAGTACAAAAACACGTAGCGGCTATCACTTGGTTAAACGACTCCTCGCCCTTTAAATACAAGGATGTGGTGAAAAATAAAGACTTACCATTCTCACAAGATAACTTCTACTGCTCAGTGCTATCACTGCTTGAAGTTCAAACCGAAACTTGCCCACATGAAGCTTCTATTTTCATGAACAAAGGCAATTAAAGATCGAAAACTCAGGGGGTTAGATTTTACATTCTAACCCCTTTTTTCATTCCTCAGCCTTCACTCCATTTTGCATTTTTATTTCTAGTCTTTTAAAAACCCAACGATTTTTTTGCCGTAAGCCACAAATCAATTGTCACATTTCATTACACGCCCGTTCAAAACGTGATCAATCACCGTAAAAATTGAAGAAAAACCGCTCAATCTCACCGTTGCGAGAGTCAGATCCACAAATGGAGTTTATTTGTCATATAAGATTACTTCTGCAGTGCAAACAGACGCATACATTAGTTAATCCTAATAGGTGCATAAAATTCCCAAAAAAGGATATCAGGAATGAAAAAGTCTCTAATAACGCTTATTGCTTCATCAGTTCTATTCACCGTTGGTGCACAGGCAAAAACACTGACTCTTGGTCATGCAATGAACTTAAACAGTGCAGCGCATGCGGGTATGGTCATTTTTGCTGACAAGGTCAAAGAAAAATCCAATGGCGACATCACAGTTAAGATCTTCCCTAATGGCATGTTAGGTTCGGAACGAGATCAAGCTGAGCAAGTAGTGACCGGCGCCTTAGATATGGCAAAAATCAATGGCTCACTTGCTGAGTCTTTTGAACCGACTTATAAAGCGATTTCCATTCCTTATCTGTTCCGCAACTCAGACCACATGCACACTTTCATGCGCAGTGACGCAGCAGAGAAACTGCTAGCATCAAGTAAAGGCAAAGGCTTTATCGGCATCACCTTGTATGATTCTGGTTCTCGAAGCTTCTACAGCTCAAAACCTATCAACTCTCCAGACGATCTTGCAGGTCTTAAAATCCGTGTCCCTGAGTCCCCAACTATGATGGAAATGGTACGTCTACTTGGCGCTAAAGCTACACCAGTACCTTTCACAGAGGTATACACTGCACTACAACAAGGGGTTATCGATGCTGCAGAGAACAACATTTCTAGCCTAGTTGAAATGAAGCACTCAGAAGTGGCTAAGTTCTACGCAATGGATCAACACATGATGACACCTGATTTGATCATGATTTCAGAAGCGACTTGGGCTAGCTTGAACCCTGAACAGCAAAAACTGGTAAAAGAAGCGGCGCTTGAGTCTATGGAAGAAGAGATCAAGATTTGGGCTGCTACCGACGACAAAAACATGAAAATCGCTAAAGAATCTGGCGTAACTTTCATCGAAGTTGATACCAGTAAGTTCCGTGAAAAAGTCCTTCCTATGATCAACGATGCAAAGAAAGACCCTGCATTGAAATACTACATCGACGCAATCGAAGCGATGTAACCTCACCACTAAATAATATCAATCGTTTAATATCAATGCCCTCCCTTCGCGGAGGGCTTAATCAACCGCTGTTGACGTGGAGGAAGGATGTTCTCAGTTTTACGTCAGTTCAAGACTTTTCTAGATAAGGCTATTTTGACATTTTGCGGCATTGCAATTGTCACTTTAGTCATCACCGTAACTTGGCAAGTATTTAGCCGTTATGTACTCAACGACCCTAGCTCATTTACCGATGAACTGGCCCGCTACACCATGATTTGGTTTGGACTTGCCGGCGCCAGTTACTTGTTTGGTAAAAATGGTCACCTTGCCATTACTCTCTTTATTGGTTCTGTTAGAGCCAAACACCGTAAATACTTTCACATCGTCATCAACCTTATTTCAGTGGCT from Vibrio neonatus includes these protein-coding regions:
- a CDS encoding universal stress protein; protein product: MNYKHILVALELSEDSKLLIEKASALAKTFEADVSFVHIDGSHGEIYTELVDICVDDQEPPIKRVAMEQLKHLTSDVDVPLKHFLIGTGDLGDKLPNTIADYGCDLLICGHHHDFWSTIISYSKHLIHNSPIDILVVPLEGQ
- a CDS encoding LysR family transcriptional regulator, producing MAKHFDNFYIFCQVVKLGSMKAASEELEIPLSTVSRRISTLEEDVNTRLFIRSKTTLSPTSTGTQYYQRLAPHFLNLAEEIDNINNDKNDISGRVSIDCTDFVYQYFIKDKVEELLRKYPKLKLKFIPASDTSTLDSDADIGVLVGDLPDSNLIAKKLMSINVKVVASPDFIQTPPTKLAQLKDIDYIGHLQHQLITGYNTKTHNLETVKLYPKISLTGAESVVQMAKNNFGFAFISEYIAENAIKRGELVEWMTDYEFPSRDISLVYRYRARKTNAQQVVIDAIVAGFNEYKETLANQD
- a CDS encoding phosphoethanolamine transferase, with protein sequence MKVLARMITPQYRLIWGCALLFSALFNLSFFKHFMDAFPIADGNTGFVVSAGVLLVAVHALFFSLLGGRFFTKALLILGFFIGASAAYFSWTYGVVIDKTMLQNMIQTDTAEAFGLLSTQLVIVMVIFAVVPALLIYKVSLNYRSLFIESRAKLISILLSVVMILLTLLAYSANYASFFREYKSVRYYSAPLFPIYSAGKYFKGDHKDLLKPADQMQNVAPDAKIVHKVKDTHELIVLIVGETGRADHFSLNGYPRETNPLLSKRKGVISFSKMTSCGTSTAVSVPCMFSSDTRSQFSSKSIYNKLNALDTLKDNNVAVLWRDNNSSSKGVAERVEYQSFKSPDTNTICDPECRDTGMLVGLDDYVSQHPNQDIVVVLHSMGSHGPEYYKRYPARFEKYTPVCKGNQLNKCSSEEIINAYDNTMLFTDYFIDQSIDWLDTYSKQYRTALLYISDHGESLGEDDIYLHGMPYAFAPEVQKHVAAITWLNDSSPFKYKDVVKNKDLPFSQDNFYCSVLSLLEVQTETCPHEASIFMNKGN
- a CDS encoding TRAP transporter small permease, yielding MFSVLRQFKTFLDKAILTFCGIAIVTLVITVTWQVFSRYVLNDPSSFTDELARYTMIWFGLAGASYLFGKNGHLAITLFIGSVRAKHRKYFHIVINLISVAFISLAMVKGGLLLMSRTMMQFSPALQIPMAYVYLILPLSGVIMLTYILLSTLEMFAPAQPVKEGE
- a CDS encoding TRAP transporter substrate-binding protein — translated: MKKSLITLIASSVLFTVGAQAKTLTLGHAMNLNSAAHAGMVIFADKVKEKSNGDITVKIFPNGMLGSERDQAEQVVTGALDMAKINGSLAESFEPTYKAISIPYLFRNSDHMHTFMRSDAAEKLLASSKGKGFIGITLYDSGSRSFYSSKPINSPDDLAGLKIRVPESPTMMEMVRLLGAKATPVPFTEVYTALQQGVIDAAENNISSLVEMKHSEVAKFYAMDQHMMTPDLIMISEATWASLNPEQQKLVKEAALESMEEEIKIWAATDDKNMKIAKESGVTFIEVDTSKFREKVLPMINDAKKDPALKYYIDAIEAM